The following coding sequences lie in one Catharus ustulatus isolate bCatUst1 chromosome 5, bCatUst1.pri.v2, whole genome shotgun sequence genomic window:
- the TMEM128 gene encoding transmembrane protein 128, with protein sequence MEPGGGGDALPRLRRPGRRGPEPREPQEPQPPVRGGGTAEESTAVEKTIRPLNRLNIHSAFWILASIAVTYYFDFLKNVKETMQADSWWLSGGTCLLAACLSVAFYCILYLEWYCGIQDYDEQYPALIPVATATFIAAAVCFNVALWPVWSFFTPVLLFIQFMGIVMLVSLLG encoded by the exons AtggagcccggcggcggcggggacgCGCTCCCGAGGCTGCGGCGGCcggggcggcgcgggccggAGCCCCGGGAGCCGCAGGAGCCGCAGCCGCCTGTCCGGGGCGGCGGGACGGCCG AAGAGTCTACAGCTGTAGAGAAGACGATAAGGCCTCTTAACAGACTGAATATTCATTCTGCATTCTGGATTTTGGCATCAATAGCTGTGACGTActactttgattttttaaaaaatgttaaagaaacTATGCAAGCAGATAG CTGGTGGCTTTCCGGTGGCACTTGTTTATTGGCTGCGTGTTTATCTGTTGCCTTTTACTGCATACTGTATCTTGAGTGGTACTGTGGAATTCAGGACTATGATGAACAGTACCCTGCACTGATTCCTGTTGCAACAGCTACCTTTATAGCAGCAGCAGTTTG TTTCAATGTTGCCTTGTGGCCTGTCTGGTCATTTTTTACACCTGTGTTGCTCTTCATTCAGTTCATGGGTATTGTGATGCTTGTGTCACTCCTGGGATAA